Proteins encoded in a region of the Pirellulales bacterium genome:
- the aroE gene encoding shikimate dehydrogenase, translating into MICVSIGRGRHRHLIAEHKHLVEQGAPLVELRLDYINGPVNVRRILTDRPGPVIVTCRRERDGGKHAGSEEERQLLLRSAIVEGAEYVDLEDDVAASIPRYGKTKRVVSVHDFRKTPDDLAGLHARLAGLDADIVKIATLANHPQDNIRMLSLVRSSAKPTVGLCMGDIGACSRILAAKFGSPFTYATFHHERALAPGQLSYEQMTRIYHYDDINAETDVYGVIGDPVGHSYSPLVHNAAFKQLGLNKVYVPFRVPPDDLAPFLANAPSLDIRGLSVTIPHKETIVRKVAKIDGAVRGLGAANTVVFNGPEATAYNTDYRAAMESLEDAMGGSRGEQSPVEGKTTLLLGAGGAARAIAYGLKRRGANVVIANRTGKRAEQLATAFQCRAIEWGQRHGIDADILINCTPVGMHPNVDDTPYDKHHLRPSMVVFDTVYNPESTVLVKEARSRSCKVVTGVDMFIRQAAIQFQLFTGREAPTGVMRETLRRAIDPVRYA; encoded by the coding sequence ATGATTTGCGTCAGCATTGGCCGGGGAAGACACCGGCACTTGATCGCCGAGCACAAGCATTTGGTCGAGCAGGGGGCCCCCCTGGTCGAGTTGCGGCTGGACTACATCAACGGCCCGGTGAACGTGCGGCGGATATTGACCGACCGGCCGGGTCCGGTGATCGTGACCTGCCGCCGAGAGCGGGACGGCGGCAAGCACGCCGGCAGCGAGGAAGAGCGGCAGTTGCTCTTGCGCAGCGCGATTGTCGAGGGCGCCGAGTATGTCGACCTGGAGGACGATGTCGCCGCCAGCATTCCGCGGTATGGCAAGACCAAGCGGGTGGTCAGCGTTCATGATTTTCGCAAGACGCCCGACGACCTGGCGGGGTTGCACGCGCGGCTGGCCGGATTGGACGCCGATATCGTGAAGATCGCCACGCTGGCCAACCATCCGCAAGACAACATCCGCATGTTGTCGCTGGTGCGTTCCAGCGCCAAGCCAACGGTGGGGTTGTGCATGGGGGATATTGGCGCCTGCTCGCGCATCTTGGCGGCCAAATTCGGCTCGCCCTTCACCTACGCCACGTTTCACCACGAGCGGGCGCTGGCGCCGGGACAGTTGAGCTACGAGCAGATGACCCGCATCTATCACTACGACGACATCAACGCCGAGACCGACGTGTATGGCGTGATCGGCGACCCGGTGGGGCACAGCTATAGTCCGCTGGTGCACAACGCGGCCTTCAAGCAATTGGGACTGAACAAGGTGTATGTGCCGTTTCGAGTGCCGCCCGACGACCTGGCGCCGTTTTTGGCGAACGCGCCGAGTTTGGATATTCGGGGGTTGAGCGTGACGATTCCGCACAAAGAGACGATCGTGCGCAAGGTGGCCAAGATCGACGGCGCGGTGCGGGGGCTCGGGGCGGCGAACACGGTGGTGTTCAACGGCCCCGAGGCGACAGCCTACAACACCGATTACCGCGCGGCGATGGAGAGCCTGGAAGACGCGATGGGCGGGTCGCGGGGGGAGCAAAGCCCCGTGGAAGGGAAGACCACGCTGCTATTGGGCGCCGGCGGGGCGGCGCGGGCGATCGCCTATGGACTCAAGCGCCGCGGCGCCAACGTGGTGATCGCCAACCGCACCGGCAAGCGGGCCGAGCAACTGGCGACGGCCTTTCAGTGCCGGGCCATTGAATGGGGCCAGCGGCACGGCATCGACGCCGACATCTTGATCAACTGCACCCCGGTCGGCATGCACCCCAACGTGGACGACACGCCGTACGACAAACATCACCTGCGTCCCTCGATGGTGGTGTTCGACACGGTGTACAACCCGGAGAGCACCGTGCTGGTGAAGGAGGCGCGGAGCCGCAGTTGCAAGGTGGTGACGGGGGTCGATATGTTCATCCGCCAGGCGGCGATTCAGTTTCAACTGTTCACCGGTCGGGAGGCGCCGACCGGCGTGATGCGCGAGACGCTGCGCCGCGCGATCGACCCGGTGCGTTACGCGTAG
- a CDS encoding sigma-54 dependent transcriptional regulator has translation MSRAAATNHESRAAGTAAAVPQTAAARVLIVDNEPAHAEAVAESLSRSGYDCTVATSGAAGAKQIEQGEFDVVITDLVMNDLDGLEILRRAKESLPDAEVIMVTGHGSVPSAVQAVQQGAFNYLEKPLDLKQLRAVVERASESLRLRQQNADLNRRLDEKFGFEGVVGSSPQMHDVIDRLKRIAPNNASVLIQGETGTGKELVAQAIHQNSPRKNKPFVALNCAALSENILESELFGHVRGAFTDASADRIGKFEYANGGTLFLDEVGDMPLATQIKLLRVLENNEITRVGSNEPIQVNVRILSATNRNLEEAIAAGTFRRDLYYRLKVVTIYLPKLADRAQDIPLLIEHFIKQFAARHGKTVNSMSTAARRVLMAYDWPGNVRQLRNVVESMVVVDYDGVLDLDDLPPELSGAEEAPSDAPPTSLAGMVGKPLEDLERLFIAETLRFAGGNREEAAKLLGIGERTLYRKIKEYQL, from the coding sequence ATGTCTCGCGCCGCCGCAACGAACCATGAATCTCGCGCCGCCGGCACGGCCGCCGCTGTGCCGCAGACGGCCGCGGCGCGCGTGTTGATTGTGGACAACGAGCCCGCGCATGCCGAGGCGGTGGCCGAGAGTTTGTCGCGCAGCGGCTACGATTGCACGGTGGCGACGAGCGGCGCGGCGGGCGCCAAGCAGATCGAACAAGGCGAGTTCGACGTTGTGATCACCGATCTGGTGATGAACGACTTGGACGGGCTGGAAATCTTGCGGCGGGCCAAAGAGTCGCTGCCCGACGCCGAGGTGATTATGGTGACGGGGCATGGCTCGGTGCCGTCGGCAGTGCAGGCGGTGCAGCAGGGGGCCTTCAACTACCTGGAGAAGCCGCTCGACCTGAAGCAATTGCGCGCAGTGGTGGAGCGGGCGAGCGAGTCGCTGCGGCTGCGGCAGCAGAACGCCGATCTGAACCGCCGGCTCGACGAGAAGTTTGGCTTTGAGGGAGTGGTGGGGTCGAGCCCACAGATGCACGACGTGATCGACCGCTTGAAGCGGATCGCGCCGAACAACGCGAGCGTATTGATTCAGGGGGAGACGGGGACGGGCAAGGAACTGGTGGCGCAGGCGATCCACCAGAACAGCCCACGCAAGAACAAGCCGTTCGTGGCGCTGAACTGCGCGGCATTGAGCGAGAACATCTTGGAGAGCGAGCTGTTCGGGCATGTGCGGGGGGCGTTCACCGACGCCTCTGCCGACCGGATTGGCAAGTTCGAGTACGCCAACGGCGGCACGCTTTTTTTGGACGAAGTGGGCGACATGCCGCTGGCCACGCAGATCAAACTGCTGCGGGTGCTGGAGAACAACGAGATCACGCGGGTCGGGTCGAACGAGCCGATCCAGGTGAACGTGCGCATCTTGTCGGCGACCAACCGCAACCTGGAAGAGGCGATCGCGGCGGGGACGTTTCGGCGCGATTTGTACTATCGACTGAAAGTGGTGACGATCTACCTGCCGAAGCTGGCCGATCGCGCGCAAGATATTCCGCTGTTGATCGAGCACTTCATCAAGCAGTTCGCGGCGCGGCACGGCAAGACGGTCAATAGCATGTCGACCGCGGCGCGGCGCGTGCTGATGGCGTACGACTGGCCGGGCAACGTGCGGCAGTTGCGCAACGTGGTGGAGAGCATGGTGGTGGTCGATTACGACGGCGTGCTCGACCTCGACGATCTGCCGCCAGAGCTATCGGGCGCGGAGGAGGCGCCGAGCGACGCGCCGCCAACCAGCCTGGCGGGCATGGTGGGCAAGCCGCTGGAAGACCTGGAGCGGTTGTTCATCGCCGAGACGCTGCGCTTTGCGGGGGGTAATCGCGAGGAGGCTGCTAAACTGTTGGGCATTGGCGAGCGGACGCTGTACCGCAAGATTAAAGAGTATCAACTGTAG
- a CDS encoding A24 family peptidase: MNAILAMPLLARMLLLALCGAALGALVNWVVDRIRWEPTFLSPWHRADAAAGRRRRHYLPVWGWMWRRHESARHGGAFWVRPLLVELGLTLALPALYWHETARLGLVPLWQGAPNMALLTMLHAQYAGHVLLLALMMIASLVDLDDKIIPDTVTVPGTLLGLALATALPMSLLPEVVADGKLLSVRLVTAASPRGWPAELAAYPNLLSLVMALGCFWIWCLGLLPRVWRTRRGLSLALAIFWLRLAREQVTRTILALGLLGTIGIGLAWRLAGDARWQALLSALVGVAATGGFTWLVRVVAGSSIGREALGFGDVTLMSMIGAFVGWQAGLMVFFVAPFFGLALGLAQWVLRRDPEIPYGPFLCLAAATIVLRWPSFWEVGREIFVLGWIVPAALLVMVLLMGAMLRAWHWVIDR; encoded by the coding sequence GTGAACGCGATTCTGGCCATGCCGCTTTTGGCGCGGATGTTGCTGTTGGCCCTGTGCGGGGCGGCGCTGGGTGCACTGGTCAATTGGGTGGTCGATCGCATCCGCTGGGAGCCGACGTTTCTCAGTCCGTGGCATCGGGCCGACGCGGCGGCGGGGCGCCGCCGACGGCACTATCTGCCGGTGTGGGGTTGGATGTGGCGGCGGCACGAGAGCGCGCGGCACGGCGGGGCGTTTTGGGTGCGGCCGCTGTTGGTGGAACTCGGGCTGACGCTGGCGCTGCCCGCGTTGTATTGGCACGAGACGGCGCGGTTGGGTCTTGTGCCGCTGTGGCAGGGCGCGCCGAACATGGCGCTATTGACGATGTTGCACGCGCAGTACGCGGGCCATGTGCTGCTCTTGGCGCTGATGATGATCGCCTCGCTGGTCGACCTGGACGACAAGATCATCCCCGACACGGTGACCGTGCCCGGCACGCTGCTGGGCCTGGCGCTGGCGACGGCGCTGCCGATGTCGCTGCTGCCGGAAGTGGTGGCGGACGGAAAATTATTGAGCGTGCGATTGGTGACGGCGGCCAGTCCGCGCGGGTGGCCGGCGGAGCTAGCGGCGTATCCGAATCTGCTTTCATTGGTGATGGCGCTGGGCTGCTTTTGGATCTGGTGTCTGGGACTGTTGCCGCGGGTATGGCGGACGCGCCGCGGATTGTCTCTTGCGCTGGCGATCTTTTGGCTGCGGCTGGCGCGCGAGCAGGTGACGCGGACGATTTTGGCGCTGGGGCTATTGGGCACGATCGGCATTGGCCTGGCGTGGCGCCTGGCAGGCGATGCCCGCTGGCAGGCGCTACTGAGCGCGCTGGTTGGCGTGGCGGCGACGGGGGGGTTCACGTGGCTGGTGCGGGTGGTGGCGGGCTCGAGCATTGGTCGCGAGGCGCTGGGGTTTGGCGACGTGACGCTAATGTCGATGATTGGGGCGTTTGTGGGCTGGCAGGCGGGCCTCATGGTGTTCTTTGTGGCGCCGTTCTTTGGATTGGCGCTGGGGCTGGCGCAGTGGGTGCTGCGGCGCGACCCGGAGATACCCTACGGGCCATTTTTGTGTCTGGCGGCGGCGACCATCGTGCTGCGCTGGCCGAGCTTTTGGGAGGTGGGGCGCGAGATCTTCGTACTGGGCTGGATTGTGCCCGCGGCGCTCTTGGTGATGGTGCTGCTGATGGGGGCGATGCTCCGCGCGTGGCACTGGGTCATTGACCGGTGA
- a CDS encoding acetyl-CoA C-acetyltransferase has translation MSSAYIIAGCRTPIGKFQGGLSSLPATKLGAIAVAEAVRRSGLSPELVQEVILGNILSAGLGQAPARQAALGAGLPPSVAALTINKMCGSGLKAVMLADQVIRAGDAEVIVAGGMESMSRAPHLIMGAREGWKFGHQQVLDSMIHDGLWCAIEDMAMGAEADYIAASRGVSRQDQDAFSVESHRRAAAAIDSKQFDAEIVPVVIANRKGDVTIHRDEGPRADTSLAGLAKLRPAFGADGTVTAGNASQLSDGAAAVVVVSERVASQVNSPIKARIIACATSGVPAKEIFIAPVSAMQQALSKAGMTLADIDLVELNEAFAAQCLACMRPLDLCADKTNIHGGAVALGHPIGASGARVLVTLLHALAARGAKRGLASLCLGGGNAVAMIVERV, from the coding sequence ATGTCTAGCGCCTACATCATCGCCGGCTGCCGCACCCCCATCGGCAAGTTTCAAGGAGGACTGTCCTCCCTCCCCGCCACCAAACTAGGCGCCATTGCCGTCGCCGAGGCCGTTCGTCGCAGCGGGCTATCCCCGGAGCTCGTTCAAGAAGTCATCCTCGGCAACATCCTGAGCGCGGGACTCGGTCAGGCCCCCGCGCGGCAGGCCGCGCTCGGCGCGGGGCTACCCCCCAGCGTCGCCGCGCTCACCATCAACAAGATGTGCGGTTCCGGCCTTAAGGCTGTCATGCTCGCCGATCAGGTCATCCGCGCCGGCGATGCCGAAGTCATCGTCGCCGGTGGCATGGAGAGCATGAGCCGCGCGCCGCACCTCATCATGGGCGCCCGCGAAGGTTGGAAGTTCGGCCATCAGCAAGTGCTTGACTCGATGATCCACGACGGTCTGTGGTGCGCCATCGAAGACATGGCCATGGGCGCCGAGGCCGACTACATCGCCGCCAGTCGCGGCGTCAGCCGACAAGATCAAGACGCCTTCTCCGTCGAGAGCCATCGCCGCGCCGCCGCCGCGATCGACTCCAAACAATTCGACGCCGAGATCGTCCCCGTCGTCATCGCCAATCGCAAAGGAGACGTCACCATCCACCGCGACGAGGGGCCGCGCGCGGACACCTCGCTCGCCGGCCTCGCCAAGCTGCGCCCCGCCTTCGGCGCCGATGGCACGGTGACCGCGGGCAACGCCTCGCAGTTGAGCGATGGCGCCGCCGCCGTCGTGGTCGTAAGCGAGCGCGTCGCCAGCCAGGTTAATTCACCCATCAAAGCCCGCATCATCGCCTGCGCCACCAGCGGCGTCCCGGCCAAAGAAATCTTCATCGCCCCCGTCAGCGCCATGCAGCAGGCGCTCTCCAAGGCGGGCATGACCCTGGCCGACATCGATCTGGTGGAACTGAACGAGGCCTTCGCTGCCCAATGCCTGGCCTGCATGCGTCCGCTCGACCTCTGTGCCGACAAGACCAACATCCACGGCGGCGCGGTCGCGCTCGGCCACCCCATCGGCGCCAGCGGCGCCCGTGTGCTGGTCACGCTACTGCACGCGCTGGCCGCGCGCGGCGCCAAGCGCGGCCTGGCCTCGCTCTGCCTCGGCGGCGGCAATGCCGTCGCCATGATCGTCGAACGCGTGTAA
- a CDS encoding shikimate kinase produces MNLVLIGYRGAGKTLVAQRLALALGWNWVDADVEIELAAGASIKAIFEAGGEARFREFEAATLQRLAERDQTVIAAGGGVVLREENRRLLAAMGKVIWLKAPIDALARRIAIDATTAQRRPNLTAQGGRDEIARLLAQREPLYRQCANLEVETADAAGADRDAGELAAEIIARLQLASGPGEPQ; encoded by the coding sequence ATGAACCTGGTGCTGATCGGCTATCGCGGCGCCGGCAAGACGCTGGTGGCGCAGCGGTTGGCGCTGGCGTTGGGCTGGAACTGGGTAGACGCCGACGTGGAGATTGAGTTGGCGGCGGGGGCTTCGATCAAGGCGATCTTCGAGGCCGGGGGAGAGGCGCGGTTTCGCGAGTTCGAGGCGGCCACGCTCCAGCGATTGGCGGAGCGCGACCAGACGGTGATCGCCGCGGGCGGGGGCGTGGTGCTGCGCGAGGAGAATCGGCGGCTACTGGCGGCGATGGGCAAGGTGATCTGGCTGAAGGCGCCGATCGATGCGCTGGCGCGGCGCATCGCGATCGACGCGACCACGGCGCAGCGCCGGCCCAACCTGACCGCGCAAGGGGGGCGCGACGAGATTGCGCGGCTATTGGCGCAGCGCGAGCCGTTGTATCGGCAATGCGCCAACCTGGAGGTGGAAACCGCCGACGCCGCGGGCGCCGACCGCGACGCGGGAGAGTTGGCGGCCGAGATCATCGCGCGCTTGCAGCTTGCTAGTGGCCCTGGAGAACCGCAGTGA
- the mutL gene encoding DNA mismatch repair endonuclease MutL: MGKIRQLSPSVVNKIAAGEVVERPASVVKELMENALDAGATRVDVSVVKGGTELIRIVDNGHGIEPDDLPLAVASHATSKIADADDLFRIGTLGFRGEALASIAEVSRLTIRSRTSDTAAGAQLEVQGGLGRGVEPCGCPTGTTMEVADLFFNTPVRRKFLRSTQTEMGHIAEAVTRVALAHPHVHFTLRHNEREVHDLPPASPWSSRIERLFGGELAEQLIWVESQDEAIRLHGYAAHPSESRSNQKMQYLFLNGRFIRDRSLQHALGEAYRGLMMTGRYPVSFLRIELPPELVDVNVHPTKLEVRFQDGGRLYSQLLSTLRTKFLTTDLTTNIHAAPTARYDAAHHAPASGGAERLAHAQQARQEMVSWAKEQMTAWKQGPDARPASELIDPWNLPAERGPLELTRLERAWPAGGADSAEPNFAQRAAEGEASPLESFPAPQRAALGSEAARAMTAGAAEVRAAGALQIHNRYLVAESDEGVVVIDQHALHERILYEQLCDKVEAGQLESQTLLVPEPVDLTTAEAAVVLEERETLARLGIQVEPFGGGTVLVSSYPAMLANIRPGEILRGIVEQLSGGNRAPDRRDLLNHLLHSIACKAAVKAGDRLTPDEISALLAQRGAVRNTHHCPHGRPTELVFTREELDKQFKRT; this comes from the coding sequence TTGGGCAAGATTCGCCAATTATCGCCGAGCGTGGTCAACAAGATCGCCGCAGGGGAGGTGGTCGAGCGGCCCGCGAGCGTCGTCAAGGAGTTGATGGAGAACGCGCTCGACGCCGGCGCCACGCGCGTCGATGTGTCGGTGGTCAAAGGGGGGACGGAGCTGATCCGCATCGTCGACAACGGGCATGGGATCGAGCCCGACGATTTGCCGCTGGCGGTGGCGAGCCACGCCACGAGCAAGATCGCGGACGCCGACGATCTGTTTCGGATTGGGACGCTGGGGTTTCGGGGCGAGGCGTTGGCGTCGATCGCCGAGGTGAGCCGGTTGACGATCCGCAGCCGCACCAGCGACACGGCGGCCGGCGCGCAATTGGAGGTGCAGGGCGGCCTCGGCCGCGGCGTCGAACCGTGCGGTTGCCCCACCGGCACGACGATGGAGGTGGCCGACCTGTTCTTCAACACGCCGGTGCGGCGAAAGTTTTTGCGCTCGACGCAGACCGAGATGGGGCACATCGCAGAGGCGGTCACGCGAGTGGCGCTGGCGCATCCGCACGTGCACTTCACGCTGCGGCACAACGAGCGCGAGGTGCATGATTTGCCGCCGGCGAGTCCCTGGTCGAGCCGCATCGAGCGGCTGTTTGGCGGCGAACTGGCGGAGCAACTCATTTGGGTGGAGAGCCAGGACGAGGCGATTCGACTGCACGGCTACGCCGCGCATCCGAGCGAGAGTCGCAGCAACCAGAAGATGCAATATCTGTTTCTCAACGGTCGCTTCATTCGCGATCGGTCGCTGCAGCACGCGCTGGGAGAGGCGTATCGCGGGCTGATGATGACGGGGCGTTATCCGGTGTCGTTCTTGCGAATCGAGTTGCCGCCCGAACTGGTGGACGTGAATGTGCATCCCACCAAGCTGGAAGTGCGCTTTCAGGACGGGGGTCGGCTGTACAGCCAATTGCTGAGCACGCTGCGAACGAAGTTCCTGACGACCGACCTGACGACCAACATTCACGCGGCGCCGACGGCGCGCTACGACGCCGCGCATCATGCGCCCGCGAGCGGCGGGGCGGAGCGACTGGCGCACGCGCAGCAGGCGCGGCAGGAGATGGTGAGTTGGGCAAAGGAGCAGATGACGGCTTGGAAGCAGGGGCCCGACGCGCGGCCAGCGTCCGAATTGATCGACCCGTGGAACCTGCCGGCGGAGCGGGGGCCGCTGGAACTGACTCGCTTGGAACGCGCCTGGCCGGCTGGTGGCGCCGATAGCGCGGAGCCCAACTTTGCTCAGCGCGCCGCGGAGGGCGAGGCGTCGCCGTTGGAGTCGTTCCCCGCGCCGCAGCGGGCCGCGCTGGGGAGCGAAGCGGCCCGGGCGATGACGGCGGGCGCGGCCGAGGTGCGCGCGGCGGGCGCGCTGCAGATTCATAACCGCTATCTTGTAGCGGAGAGCGACGAGGGGGTGGTGGTCATCGACCAGCACGCGCTGCATGAGCGGATTTTGTATGAGCAGCTTTGCGACAAGGTGGAGGCGGGACAACTTGAGTCGCAGACGCTGCTGGTGCCGGAACCGGTTGATCTGACGACGGCCGAGGCGGCGGTGGTGCTGGAAGAGCGCGAGACCTTGGCGCGGCTGGGCATTCAGGTCGAGCCATTCGGCGGGGGGACGGTGCTGGTATCGAGCTATCCGGCGATGTTGGCCAACATTCGGCCGGGCGAAATCTTGCGGGGGATTGTGGAGCAATTGTCGGGGGGCAACCGCGCGCCCGACCGCCGCGATCTGCTCAATCACCTGCTGCACTCGATCGCCTGCAAGGCGGCGGTGAAGGCGGGAGACCGGCTGACGCCGGACGAGATCTCGGCGCTCTTGGCGCAGCGCGGCGCGGTGCGCAACACGCACCACTGCCCACACGGCCGCCCCACGGAACTGGTCTTTACCCGTGAGGAACTGGACAAGCAGTTCAAGCGGACGTGA
- a CDS encoding methylmalonyl-CoA mutase yields MAIGSKTSPYEAWRAALAQSAERDTSLTTVSGRPIEPLYYPAEPSDEFESQVGWPGQYPFTRGVHANLYRGRLWTMRQFAGFGTPEETNDRFKFLLEKGQNGLSTAFDLPTLMGLDSDHPMSRGEVGRLGVAVDSIRDMQRLFQDIDLGRVSVSMTINAPACIILAYYLVTAERQGVPWPKLRGTIQNDILKEYHAQNEYVFPPCPSVGLVIDTIQYCAQHAPQFNPVSISGYHIREAGATAAEELAFTLADGFHYVEQTIERGLAVDDFAPRLSFFFNAHNDFLEEIAKYRAARRIWARHLRERYGAQNPKSWMLRFHAQTSGVSLQAQQPEVNVVRVAYQALAAVLGGCQSLHTNSRDEVLSLPTEEAVTIALRTQQVLAYETGVANSVDPLGGSYAVEALTAELEAEAEAIFAEIERQGGMIAAIENGYFRRRIADSAFLYQREVDAGRKLVVGVNAFTEQGGKIPILEIHPEIEQRQNANLARLKTERDAAAVSRALDEVRAAARRQDNIMPSLLEAARQDATVGELVRALADALGRYNPAI; encoded by the coding sequence ATGGCGATCGGATCAAAAACCAGCCCCTACGAAGCGTGGCGCGCGGCGCTGGCCCAAAGCGCCGAGCGCGACACCAGTCTCACCACCGTCAGCGGCCGACCGATCGAGCCCCTCTACTACCCGGCCGAGCCCAGCGACGAGTTCGAGTCACAGGTCGGTTGGCCTGGCCAATATCCCTTCACCCGCGGCGTCCACGCCAATCTCTATCGCGGGCGGCTCTGGACCATGCGCCAGTTCGCCGGCTTCGGCACGCCAGAAGAAACCAACGACCGCTTCAAGTTCCTTCTGGAAAAAGGTCAAAACGGCCTCAGCACCGCCTTCGATCTGCCCACCCTCATGGGACTCGACAGCGATCACCCCATGTCGCGCGGCGAGGTGGGCCGGCTGGGCGTGGCGGTCGACTCCATCCGCGACATGCAGCGGCTCTTTCAAGACATCGATCTGGGCCGCGTCTCCGTCTCCATGACGATCAACGCCCCGGCCTGCATCATCCTGGCCTACTATCTGGTCACCGCCGAGCGGCAAGGCGTGCCGTGGCCCAAGCTGCGCGGCACCATTCAAAACGACATTCTCAAAGAGTATCACGCGCAAAACGAATACGTCTTTCCGCCGTGCCCTAGCGTCGGACTGGTGATCGACACCATCCAGTACTGCGCCCAGCACGCGCCGCAGTTCAATCCCGTCTCGATCAGCGGCTATCACATCCGCGAGGCGGGCGCCACCGCCGCCGAAGAACTCGCCTTCACCCTCGCCGACGGCTTCCACTACGTCGAGCAAACCATCGAGCGCGGGCTAGCCGTCGACGACTTCGCCCCGCGCCTGTCGTTCTTCTTCAACGCCCACAACGACTTCCTCGAAGAAATTGCCAAGTACCGCGCCGCCCGCCGTATCTGGGCCCGCCACCTCCGCGAGCGCTACGGCGCGCAAAACCCCAAAAGCTGGATGCTCCGCTTCCACGCCCAAACCTCCGGCGTCAGCCTGCAAGCGCAGCAGCCAGAGGTCAACGTCGTCCGCGTCGCCTATCAAGCCCTGGCCGCGGTGCTCGGCGGTTGCCAATCGCTGCACACCAACAGCCGCGACGAGGTCCTCTCGCTCCCCACCGAGGAGGCGGTGACCATCGCCCTGCGCACCCAGCAGGTGCTCGCCTACGAAACCGGCGTCGCCAACTCGGTCGATCCGCTCGGCGGCAGCTACGCCGTCGAGGCGCTCACCGCCGAACTGGAAGCAGAGGCCGAGGCCATCTTCGCCGAGATCGAACGCCAAGGCGGCATGATCGCCGCCATCGAAAATGGCTACTTCCGCCGCCGCATCGCCGATAGCGCCTTCCTCTATCAACGCGAGGTCGACGCCGGTCGCAAGCTGGTCGTCGGCGTCAACGCCTTCACCGAACAAGGCGGCAAGATTCCCATTCTGGAAATCCATCCCGAAATCGAGCAGCGGCAAAACGCCAATCTCGCTCGCCTCAAAACCGAGCGCGACGCCGCCGCCGTCAGCCGCGCGCTAGACGAGGTCCGCGCCGCCGCTCGCCGGCAAGACAACATCATGCCGTCGCTGTTGGAGGCCGCTCGGCAAGACGCCACCGTCGGCGAACTGGTCCGCGCCCTGGCCGACGCGCTTGGCCGCTACAATCCCGCCATCTAA
- a CDS encoding NUDIX hydrolase produces the protein MTPPDKPQILYEGKFLRLVKRGRWEYAERPGIPGAVAIIAVTDAGELVLVEQPRIPLDCHTIELPAGLAGDEAGREHEDFAETARRELLEETGFAAREVTLLAHGATSAGLTSEAVTLFRATGLTRVNAGGGHEGESIVVHLVPLADVPRWLDQQQRAGRVIDLKIFAALYFAAQAS, from the coding sequence ATGACACCACCCGACAAGCCGCAAATCCTCTACGAGGGAAAATTCCTCCGCCTCGTCAAACGTGGCCGCTGGGAATACGCCGAGCGCCCCGGCATCCCCGGCGCCGTCGCCATCATCGCCGTCACCGACGCCGGCGAACTGGTGCTGGTCGAACAACCACGCATCCCGCTCGACTGTCACACCATCGAACTGCCGGCTGGGCTGGCCGGCGACGAGGCCGGTCGTGAGCACGAAGATTTCGCCGAAACCGCCCGCCGCGAACTGCTGGAAGAAACCGGCTTTGCCGCCCGCGAGGTGACGCTCTTGGCCCACGGCGCCACGTCGGCCGGGCTGACCAGCGAAGCGGTCACCCTCTTTCGCGCCACCGGACTGACGCGCGTCAATGCCGGCGGCGGCCACGAGGGAGAGTCGATCGTGGTGCATCTGGTCCCACTGGCCGATGTGCCGCGCTGGCTCGACCAGCAACAGCGCGCCGGCCGCGTGATCGATCTCAAGATCTTCGCCGCGCTCTATTTCGCGGCGCAAGCGAGCTAA